A DNA window from Mesotoga sp. BH458_6_3_2_1 contains the following coding sequences:
- the secD gene encoding protein translocase subunit SecD — MRANQKRLIVTVVVLIAALLPLLIPHGSAPAESSFLDKLAANIKLGLDIKGGALLEYQMLTDVSDSEMNALADRVIEVLRARLDAAGFTEATVEKVTAGISFGEDIPPVRVRVQIPGITDVSRAENLVGKTGRLYFADVLAIETSVSTPSIPAGMSLEISRRKLQGAEPYWVKELHYGEYTGGVQNNTWYFISPMVSVGSSYAELDGSVVTDAKALVNNQPRPGQGRFMVSLKFSSEGAKTFRDITSVKSTYTDTDMKKRLAIVLDDRVIIAPLVQSQISDGNAVIEGLNTIEEAREVSILVGSGNLPVDLASFNKRVLSPTLGRDIISSSLWAGVAGIVIIMIYMVIFYKKMGLVADLALLYNAILLFGMISLTGSILTLPGIAGIVLTIGMTVDGNVLIFERIKEELRLGKTPENAIDSAFSKVVWTIFDANLTTILAGLVLYYFGTGTVKGFAITLIIGVIGAMFTNIVVSRTVLAGMAGSLKPHRYVEVETEGRDAR, encoded by the coding sequence ATGAGAGCAAACCAAAAACGCTTGATCGTTACCGTAGTGGTTTTGATAGCAGCATTACTTCCGCTGCTCATACCTCACGGTAGTGCACCAGCCGAAAGCAGCTTCCTGGATAAGCTAGCTGCAAACATCAAGTTAGGGCTTGATATAAAGGGTGGAGCTCTTCTTGAGTACCAAATGCTTACTGATGTGTCGGATTCAGAGATGAATGCTCTTGCAGACAGGGTCATAGAGGTCTTGAGAGCAAGATTGGATGCTGCAGGGTTCACTGAAGCGACAGTCGAAAAAGTAACCGCAGGAATTTCCTTTGGAGAGGATATTCCACCTGTAAGAGTAAGAGTCCAGATTCCTGGTATAACTGATGTTTCAAGAGCGGAGAATCTGGTTGGAAAGACCGGGAGGCTTTACTTTGCAGATGTTCTGGCGATAGAGACTTCGGTCTCGACTCCCTCTATCCCTGCAGGAATGTCCCTAGAGATCAGCAGAAGAAAGCTTCAGGGAGCCGAACCTTACTGGGTGAAGGAGCTTCACTACGGAGAATACACAGGCGGAGTGCAGAACAATACCTGGTATTTCATCAGTCCGATGGTGAGTGTCGGTTCAAGCTATGCAGAACTTGACGGAAGTGTAGTTACCGATGCCAAGGCCCTTGTCAACAATCAGCCGAGACCCGGTCAAGGCAGATTCATGGTTTCTCTGAAGTTCAGTTCCGAAGGGGCAAAAACCTTCAGAGATATTACGTCTGTAAAGTCGACTTACACCGATACAGATATGAAGAAGAGACTTGCGATAGTACTCGATGACAGGGTAATAATCGCTCCTCTTGTCCAATCCCAGATTTCTGACGGGAACGCAGTGATTGAAGGACTTAATACTATTGAAGAGGCTAGAGAAGTCTCGATTTTGGTTGGGAGCGGAAATCTTCCTGTTGATCTTGCGTCCTTCAACAAAAGGGTTCTCTCTCCCACACTTGGAAGAGATATAATCAGTTCAAGTCTTTGGGCCGGAGTGGCCGGAATAGTAATAATCATGATCTACATGGTTATTTTCTACAAGAAGATGGGTCTCGTAGCCGATCTGGCTCTTCTGTACAACGCGATTCTTCTCTTTGGAATGATTTCTTTGACCGGTTCGATCCTAACCTTGCCCGGTATAGCGGGTATTGTTCTGACCATAGGAATGACAGTTGATGGAAACGTCCTTATTTTCGAGAGGATAAAGGAAGAATTAAGGTTGGGCAAGACACCGGAAAACGCAATTGACTCTGCTTTCTCTAAAGTCGTCTGGACCATTTTCGATGCCAATCTGACCACGATACTTGCAGGACTCGTTCTTTATTACTTTGGAACGGGGACAGTTAAAGGGTTTGCCATTACCTTGATAATTGGTGTTATAGGTGCGATGTTTACCAACATAGTGGTATCCAGAACGGTGCTCGCCGGGATGGCGGGAAGTCTCAAGCCTCATCGTTATGTTGAAGTTGAAACAGAAGGGAGAGATGCGAGATGA
- the gcvPB gene encoding aminomethyl-transferring glycine dehydrogenase subunit GcvPB: MTIFDKSTEGRTGFYLPREESYGYEPSEMLPENSVRKESPLLPQLSELQVMRHFTGLSKKNHSVDSGFYPLGSCTMKYNPRLNERIAGLEGFSQIHPYQAEETVQGALEVMYNLQNSLCEITGMDSFTLQPAAGAHGELVGMLLMKKYFELKGENNRRKVIVPDSAHGTNPASAVMAGFEVIEVSSNDNGRVDLRSLEEILDENVAGIMLTNPNTVGLFENEICEIQAMAHKKGALLYYDGANLNAIMGHARPGDMGFDIVHLNLHKTFSTPHGMGGPGSGPVGVKSILKDLLPVPVVRFDGSKFSLDYNLPNSIGKVRSFYGNFGVFLKAYAYILTLGGDGLKRASEMAVLNANYLRARLSKLIPTAYSGLCMHEFVLKGSKLVSEYGVKTLDVAKRLLDYGLHPPTIYFPLIVDEAMMVEPTETETKEALDVFADTFERILSEAEKDPNILKSAPQKAVVGRLDEATASRKPKTRWSKDT; this comes from the coding sequence ATGACAATATTCGATAAGTCAACCGAAGGGAGAACCGGCTTCTATCTCCCAAGAGAAGAGTCCTATGGGTACGAGCCTTCTGAAATGCTGCCCGAGAATTCTGTTCGAAAGGAAAGCCCCCTTCTACCTCAATTGAGTGAACTTCAAGTTATGAGACACTTTACAGGACTTTCTAAGAAGAACCACTCCGTTGACAGCGGCTTCTATCCTCTTGGATCTTGCACGATGAAGTACAATCCAAGGTTGAACGAGAGGATTGCCGGTCTGGAAGGTTTTAGCCAAATCCACCCTTATCAAGCTGAAGAAACTGTGCAGGGCGCCCTGGAAGTGATGTACAACTTGCAGAACTCCCTGTGCGAGATTACCGGTATGGATAGCTTTACTCTTCAGCCTGCCGCAGGGGCTCACGGTGAACTGGTCGGAATGCTTCTGATGAAGAAGTATTTCGAGCTCAAGGGCGAGAACAACAGAAGAAAGGTTATCGTTCCCGACTCGGCACATGGAACCAATCCGGCCTCGGCAGTAATGGCGGGATTTGAAGTCATCGAGGTTTCTTCGAACGACAATGGTAGAGTCGATTTGAGAAGCCTTGAGGAGATTCTTGATGAGAACGTCGCCGGAATAATGCTTACAAACCCAAACACTGTTGGCCTTTTTGAGAATGAGATCTGTGAAATTCAAGCGATGGCTCATAAGAAGGGCGCACTACTCTATTATGACGGCGCGAATCTGAACGCAATAATGGGTCACGCAAGGCCCGGTGATATGGGGTTTGATATCGTCCATTTGAACCTGCATAAGACTTTTTCAACCCCACATGGAATGGGCGGACCGGGTAGCGGTCCTGTAGGAGTGAAGAGCATTCTGAAAGATCTCCTTCCTGTTCCAGTGGTTCGTTTCGATGGCAGCAAGTTCTCGCTGGATTATAATCTGCCGAACTCTATCGGGAAAGTCAGGAGCTTCTATGGTAATTTTGGCGTTTTCCTGAAAGCATACGCCTACATTCTAACCCTTGGTGGCGATGGCCTGAAAAGAGCAAGCGAAATGGCCGTGTTAAATGCAAACTACCTCCGGGCCAGATTGAGCAAGCTAATACCGACGGCCTATTCTGGGCTCTGTATGCATGAATTCGTTCTTAAAGGAAGCAAGTTGGTTTCCGAATACGGAGTGAAGACACTGGATGTGGCCAAGAGGCTTCTTGATTACGGGCTTCACCCACCTACCATCTATTTCCCACTCATTGTAGATGAAGCGATGATGGTTGAACCCACAGAGACAGAAACAAAAGAAGCGCTAGATGTCTTTGCAGACACTTTCGAGAGGATTCTTAGTGAGGCAGAGAAGGATCCCAACATACTTAAGAGCGCTCCTCAGAAGGCAGTTGTAGGAAGACTTGATGAAGCAACGGCCTCAAGAAAGCCAAAGACGAGGTGGAGTAAAGACACCTGA
- the yajC gene encoding preprotein translocase subunit YajC produces MFSILSFIAYAPAGDVAAPTADAGAATSGGFSGIIIWLVLMVAFFYFLIIMPQRKRDKQFKQMMEKLKVGDKVVTAGGIIGKITMIKPDSLRIRTGTGTELDVTRKAIAVVVNKGENEKEEVEPDVNVKQ; encoded by the coding sequence ATGTTTTCAATCCTTAGTTTCATAGCATATGCCCCAGCAGGAGATGTTGCAGCTCCTACGGCAGATGCAGGGGCTGCGACCAGCGGGGGATTCTCAGGGATAATCATCTGGCTAGTCCTAATGGTTGCTTTCTTCTATTTCTTGATAATTATGCCTCAGAGAAAGAGGGATAAGCAGTTCAAGCAGATGATGGAGAAGCTTAAGGTTGGCGATAAAGTCGTAACGGCCGGTGGAATAATCGGGAAGATTACCATGATAAAACCGGATAGTCTCAGGATCAGGACCGGTACCGGTACGGAACTGGACGTTACAAGAAAGGCGATCGCCGTTGTAGTGAACAAGGGCGAGAATGAAAAGGAAGAAGTAGAACCCGATGTAAACGTAAAGCAGTAA
- a CDS encoding NAD+ synthase: MIVRTALAQINTTVGDLEGNKSKIIEAIDKAVAVDSGIVLFPELTVTGYPPEDLLLNTGFLRENLATLNEIAYYTARSEIMVVLGFVDFSNEIYNAAAVLNAGEIKAVYRKMSLPNYSVFDERRYFSPGKHPLLVRYGGTRIGINICEDLWVPSGPINDQAIAGANLILNLSASPFTAMKDRTRSSLFLTRAMEYSSTIVYCNLVGGQDDLVFDGRSCVAMPDGRISVGKAFEEDLLVLDIDTDVSTRYNLFEGKRKDYSMQVSLEEVSVKPFYGQSSSVCPVMKNEELDSLDELLAALELGIRDYLKKNGFEKVVLGLSGGMDSSLVAALAARAIDRDNVKGVMMPSKITSEESKRDALELAENLGIEILDIDIDGIMRKVIKTLEPAFFGTSEDVTEENLQARIRGMILMALSNKFGWFVLTTGNKSEMATGYATLYGDMAGGLAVLKDLYKTQVYKIAERINELERKIVIPSNVFSKAPSAELREGQTDQDSLPPYEVLDQILRLHIEEGLSAEEIVLEGFDEGTVEHSLRLLRRNEYKRKQCPPGIKVSKRAFGKDWRMPITNHYQNV, encoded by the coding sequence ATGATAGTAAGAACTGCGCTCGCCCAGATAAACACAACGGTTGGGGACCTTGAAGGAAACAAGAGTAAGATTATTGAGGCAATAGACAAAGCAGTAGCTGTTGATTCTGGAATTGTACTGTTTCCCGAACTTACGGTAACCGGATACCCGCCCGAAGACCTTCTGCTCAATACGGGGTTTCTTAGGGAGAATCTTGCCACATTGAATGAGATAGCTTACTATACTGCTCGAAGCGAAATTATGGTGGTTCTTGGATTTGTCGACTTTTCTAATGAGATTTACAATGCTGCCGCCGTACTCAATGCCGGCGAGATAAAGGCTGTGTACAGAAAAATGAGTCTTCCCAATTACTCGGTCTTTGATGAGAGGAGATATTTTTCTCCTGGAAAGCATCCGCTCCTTGTGAGATATGGGGGGACAAGGATCGGAATCAACATATGTGAAGATCTCTGGGTTCCTTCGGGGCCGATAAATGATCAGGCAATTGCCGGGGCCAATCTAATACTCAATCTCTCCGCATCTCCGTTTACCGCCATGAAAGATAGAACCAGATCTTCTCTTTTCCTAACTAGGGCTATGGAATACTCCAGTACTATAGTATACTGCAATCTGGTTGGCGGCCAGGACGATCTGGTTTTCGATGGTAGGAGTTGTGTGGCAATGCCGGACGGAAGAATATCCGTTGGAAAGGCTTTTGAAGAAGACTTGTTGGTGCTTGATATTGACACAGACGTCTCGACTCGATACAACCTCTTTGAGGGAAAGAGGAAGGATTATTCCATGCAGGTTAGTCTTGAAGAAGTCTCGGTGAAACCCTTCTACGGGCAGAGTTCCTCTGTATGTCCGGTCATGAAAAATGAGGAACTAGACAGTCTCGATGAGCTGCTAGCTGCTCTGGAGTTGGGGATAAGAGATTACCTGAAGAAGAACGGCTTCGAAAAGGTCGTTCTCGGTCTCAGCGGGGGAATGGACTCCTCCCTTGTCGCCGCTTTAGCCGCGAGGGCAATCGACAGAGACAATGTCAAGGGCGTCATGATGCCTTCGAAAATAACCTCGGAGGAATCAAAGAGAGATGCGCTGGAACTTGCGGAAAATTTGGGTATAGAAATCCTCGATATTGACATCGATGGAATCATGCGTAAGGTAATAAAAACCTTGGAACCGGCATTTTTCGGTACATCGGAAGACGTCACCGAAGAGAATTTGCAGGCAAGAATACGCGGAATGATATTGATGGCTCTGTCAAACAAATTTGGCTGGTTCGTCCTGACTACTGGCAATAAGAGCGAGATGGCCACAGGTTACGCAACTCTTTACGGAGACATGGCTGGCGGTCTCGCAGTTCTAAAGGATCTGTACAAAACTCAGGTCTACAAAATCGCGGAGCGAATAAACGAACTTGAAAGGAAGATCGTGATTCCATCAAATGTATTCTCCAAAGCTCCATCGGCCGAGTTGAGAGAGGGTCAGACAGATCAGGATTCACTACCACCCTACGAAGTACTCGATCAAATTCTCAGGCTTCATATTGAGGAAGGTTTGTCGGCCGAAGAGATCGTTCTTGAAGGTTTTGACGAAGGAACCGTCGAACACTCGCTTCGTCTGTTGAGGAGAAACGAATACAAGCGCAAACAGTGTCCTCCAGGCATCAAGGTTTCCAAAAGAGCCTTCGGGAAGGATTGGAGAATGCCGATTACAAATCATTATCAAAACGTGTGA
- the frr gene encoding ribosome recycling factor: MMSSLLKEAESRMKKSVEKIVEEYGQMRTGRPSPALLESVKVDYYGVPTPINQMATVTATEDRSLIIKPWDKTVLGQIEKAIFGSKLDLTPINDGVNIKLNFPIPTTEQREKWVKLARDNAEKGKIAIRNIRRDAIKEARDLEKASEMTEDDLKKFEDDIQDLTNKYIEEMDNAFEKKSKEIMDF, translated from the coding sequence ATCATGAGTAGCCTGCTGAAAGAAGCTGAAAGCAGAATGAAGAAGAGCGTTGAAAAGATCGTCGAAGAGTATGGTCAGATGAGAACGGGCAGACCTTCTCCTGCCCTTCTAGAGTCCGTAAAAGTCGACTACTATGGGGTCCCGACTCCTATCAATCAAATGGCAACGGTTACAGCGACAGAGGACAGGTCTCTTATAATCAAGCCGTGGGATAAGACCGTTTTGGGTCAGATAGAGAAGGCAATATTCGGCTCAAAGCTTGATCTTACACCCATCAATGATGGAGTCAACATCAAACTGAATTTTCCGATACCGACAACGGAACAGAGAGAAAAATGGGTGAAGCTTGCAAGAGACAACGCCGAGAAGGGGAAGATAGCAATTCGAAACATTCGAAGAGATGCAATCAAGGAAGCAAGGGATTTGGAGAAGGCCTCAGAGATGACTGAAGACGACCTCAAGAAATTTGAGGATGATATTCAAGATCTCACGAATAAGTATATAGAAGAGATGGACAATGCTTTCGAAAAGAAGAGCAAGGAGATTATGGACTTTTAA
- the gcvPA gene encoding aminomethyl-transferring glycine dehydrogenase subunit GcvPA encodes MPSFPYLPQTSRDIDEMLEVVGVKSVSELFRDIPEKFEVDISIPESKDEFTVLRDLSELSKNNVTLNDLSVFRGAGVYKHFVPSAVQAIASRGEFLTAYTPYQAEVSQGTLQMLFEFQTMICELTGMEVANSSMYDGASAAAEAALMAVRVRGGKKILLSEALHPEYIETIKTYCFGSDIDVETVSFDSETGQIDVADLQKKLTEDTAGFVLGYPNFFGIIENLSEIRTQIGEKIMMIVSANPIALGILEAPGKLGADIVVGDGQPLGNSPSFGGPGLGFFASKESHIRKMPGRIIGETKDSDGRTGYVMVLQTREQHIRRNKATSNICSNHAFNALVASIYMSMVGSEGLREIARRSFDKAHYLAERISKTDHARPVFTGPFFNEFVAQFDCDLEEFNRELLKEKILGPLELERFSKEMKNYGLICATETNLNEEIEFFAGRLEAIG; translated from the coding sequence ATGCCTAGTTTCCCCTATCTACCCCAGACCAGCAGAGACATCGATGAAATGCTGGAGGTAGTTGGAGTCAAAAGCGTGTCAGAGCTGTTCAGAGATATCCCCGAGAAATTTGAAGTCGATATCTCAATACCTGAAAGTAAGGATGAATTCACTGTACTGAGAGATTTGAGTGAACTAAGTAAGAATAATGTAACGCTTAACGACCTGTCAGTCTTCAGAGGAGCCGGCGTGTACAAACACTTCGTCCCAAGCGCGGTTCAAGCAATAGCATCGAGAGGCGAATTTCTCACTGCATACACACCTTACCAGGCAGAAGTCTCACAGGGAACTCTTCAGATGCTGTTCGAGTTTCAGACAATGATATGTGAACTAACGGGAATGGAGGTAGCCAATTCATCGATGTACGACGGCGCAAGCGCGGCTGCAGAAGCGGCTCTAATGGCTGTCCGAGTTAGAGGCGGAAAGAAGATTCTTCTCTCTGAAGCACTCCACCCCGAGTATATCGAGACAATTAAGACCTACTGTTTTGGAAGCGACATAGATGTGGAAACCGTATCCTTCGATTCTGAAACCGGGCAGATCGACGTAGCCGATCTCCAGAAAAAACTGACTGAAGATACGGCAGGCTTTGTGCTTGGCTATCCGAACTTCTTCGGGATAATTGAGAATCTTTCCGAGATAAGAACGCAGATCGGCGAAAAGATTATGATGATTGTCAGCGCAAATCCGATTGCGCTTGGGATACTGGAAGCTCCTGGAAAGTTGGGTGCCGACATCGTTGTGGGTGACGGACAACCACTGGGCAACTCTCCTTCGTTCGGTGGACCGGGACTTGGCTTTTTTGCCTCAAAGGAGAGTCACATAAGAAAGATGCCTGGAAGAATCATTGGGGAGACCAAAGACAGTGACGGTCGTACCGGTTACGTGATGGTTCTTCAGACTAGGGAACAGCATATCCGGAGAAACAAAGCAACTTCCAACATATGCTCGAACCACGCTTTCAATGCATTGGTCGCCTCGATCTACATGAGCATGGTAGGCTCTGAAGGGTTGAGGGAGATTGCACGTAGATCTTTTGACAAGGCTCATTATTTGGCAGAAAGAATAAGCAAGACGGATCATGCGAGGCCGGTTTTCACCGGTCCCTTTTTCAACGAATTTGTGGCCCAATTTGATTGTGACTTGGAAGAATTCAACAGAGAGCTCTTGAAGGAGAAGATACTGGGACCTCTTGAGCTTGAACGCTTCAGCAAAGAAATGAAAAACTACGGGCTAATTTGTGCAACAGAAACGAATCTCAATGAGGAGATCGAGTTTTTTGCCGGCAGACTGGAGGCGATAGGATGA
- the secF gene encoding protein translocase subunit SecF, with the protein MTFKTDFVGKRKYFIALSLVLIVVSIVFIFTRGFNFGVDFTGGIEISVSVPDVEMTVAEMRELLSAEDPDFAAARIIKQRPLIEEGSSEQRSRFSIIVNTSESEESVTDKMIAGLESEGVSRSNILSVSTISGYAAQEIRGYAWIAVIVSMALLLLYITIRFKFSFGVGALLTLVHDVIIVMGFYSIFGIEFNAPVVASILTLVGYSLNDTIVVYDRIRENTKKMRGKTIETVVNTSINDVIVRSINTSLTTFLAVLTLFIFSGEVLRPFAFGMLVGVVVGTYSSLYISSPIVIEWLKRSENRGHA; encoded by the coding sequence ATGACCTTCAAGACAGACTTCGTTGGAAAAAGAAAGTACTTTATTGCTCTTTCCCTAGTTTTGATAGTCGTTTCGATCGTTTTTATCTTCACTAGAGGCTTCAATTTTGGTGTAGATTTCACGGGCGGAATCGAAATCAGCGTATCTGTTCCTGATGTTGAAATGACTGTGGCAGAGATGAGAGAGCTACTCAGTGCAGAGGATCCTGATTTTGCGGCCGCACGGATAATCAAGCAGAGACCCCTGATTGAGGAGGGTTCATCTGAGCAGAGAAGCCGATTCTCAATTATCGTCAATACTTCTGAAAGCGAAGAGTCAGTGACGGATAAGATGATAGCCGGTCTTGAGAGTGAGGGAGTAAGTAGAAGTAATATTCTCTCAGTAAGTACTATCTCCGGCTATGCTGCACAGGAAATAAGAGGCTATGCCTGGATCGCCGTTATAGTATCCATGGCGCTTCTTCTGCTTTATATAACCATAAGATTCAAGTTCTCCTTTGGAGTCGGCGCACTGTTGACGCTTGTTCATGACGTCATAATCGTTATGGGTTTCTACAGCATTTTTGGAATCGAGTTCAATGCGCCGGTCGTTGCTTCGATTCTTACCCTCGTCGGATACTCTTTGAATGACACAATAGTAGTCTACGACAGGATAAGGGAGAACACTAAGAAGATGAGAGGCAAGACCATAGAGACAGTAGTCAACACAAGCATCAACGATGTGATAGTCAGGTCTATCAACACCTCTTTGACTACGTTCCTTGCTGTTCTCACGCTATTCATATTCTCTGGAGAAGTTTTGAGGCCATTTGCCTTCGGAATGCTGGTCGGTGTTGTAGTTGGAACATACTCCTCTCTGTATATCTCAAGTCCGATCGTTATCGAGTGGCTCAAGAGATCTGAGAATAGAGGACATGCTTGA
- the gcvH gene encoding glycine cleavage system protein GcvH, translating into MKMKKYAVTHEWVSVEGKTATVGISDHAQDHLGDIVYVDLPEVGKSLKKGEVFCTIESVKAASDIYAPVGGKVIEVNEELDSSPEKINDDAEGAGWIAKIEMSNESELDSLMDLEAYKKHCEEEG; encoded by the coding sequence TTGAAAATGAAGAAGTATGCGGTAACTCATGAATGGGTATCGGTAGAGGGAAAGACTGCAACTGTAGGAATTTCGGATCACGCTCAAGATCATCTTGGAGACATTGTCTATGTGGATCTTCCCGAAGTCGGCAAGTCACTCAAGAAGGGTGAAGTCTTCTGTACTATCGAATCCGTGAAAGCGGCAAGTGACATCTATGCACCAGTTGGCGGAAAGGTCATTGAAGTGAATGAAGAACTTGATTCTTCACCAGAAAAGATCAATGACGATGCCGAGGGCGCAGGCTGGATAGCAAAAATTGAAATGAGCAATGAATCAGAACTTGACAGTCTTATGGATTTGGAGGCATATAAGAAGCACTGCGAAGAGGAGGGCTAA
- a CDS encoding phosphatidylserine/phosphatidylglycerophosphate/cardiolipin synthase family protein yields the protein MKGIILACVALLSISVSASVFFTDDGRAVERIVEVLENAKEEVVLVSYSLDEQEIIACLNRLQRRGVKIAAMIDNSTVSRVFEKSPEFRISTDTSAALVHSKFLVVDRRIVVFGTGNFTEGSLREDSNSFMIFESARLATLFLDYYSAIESGNSRRMTRIENMVFFLCPSEEARKHVINELTKARKEIRFGMFAFTDPQVLAALKFCASRGVRVIGVIDSWNDDSPLKDYLTSGMEVSESTSITVHDKTFVVDGRVVITGSANASLSGWGKNREIVAIIESRDLAQEFVNHFEYIRGVSK from the coding sequence ATGAAGGGAATTATTCTGGCTTGCGTGGCCCTTCTCTCTATTTCGGTATCGGCTTCTGTCTTTTTCACTGATGATGGTAGAGCCGTAGAGAGAATAGTCGAGGTTCTAGAGAATGCGAAGGAAGAAGTTGTCCTTGTGTCATATTCTTTGGATGAGCAGGAGATAATAGCTTGCCTGAATCGCCTCCAAAGGAGAGGTGTGAAGATCGCTGCGATGATAGACAATTCGACCGTGTCGAGAGTCTTCGAGAAATCTCCGGAGTTTAGAATTTCGACCGATACGTCTGCAGCTCTCGTTCATTCGAAGTTTCTTGTCGTTGACAGAAGAATAGTTGTCTTCGGAACTGGAAATTTTACCGAAGGTAGCCTCAGAGAGGACTCAAACAGCTTCATGATTTTCGAATCTGCCCGACTTGCCACGTTGTTTCTTGACTATTACAGTGCAATCGAAAGCGGCAACTCCAGAAGAATGACCAGAATCGAAAACATGGTCTTCTTTCTATGTCCCTCTGAAGAAGCACGTAAGCATGTTATCAATGAGCTCACGAAGGCAAGAAAGGAAATCCGATTTGGCATGTTTGCTTTTACCGATCCCCAGGTACTCGCCGCTCTGAAATTCTGCGCTTCCAGGGGTGTAAGAGTCATAGGGGTAATCGACAGCTGGAACGACGACTCTCCCTTGAAAGACTATCTCACTTCGGGAATGGAAGTGTCTGAATCGACGTCTATTACGGTCCATGACAAAACATTCGTGGTCGATGGAAGAGTTGTGATTACTGGCTCGGCAAATGCTTCTCTAAGCGGCTGGGGGAAAAATCGCGAAATTGTTGCTATAATCGAGTCCAGAGATCTTGCACAGGAGTTTGTGAATCACTTCGAATACATCAGGGGGGTCTCGAAATGA
- a CDS encoding PAS domain-containing protein has translation MLWVLTLIGAFYSGVKSVFDFYSKPRIILVGRSQKDARRLIEAFDDRFDVRYVEEVSDEFGRFSDAMIFDYVSEDIIKNLREGIIPYLCLIGTEKSIAKYSLEAGEYLLKGPGYLHYLPEIVYSMLEKHRLQKTLDFEREKYMGLVNSMGCGMLILRKRDGNVIFCNKVAQSLLGYAEEEIEKMRLQDLVYDEPFALQTILGIENFDTDREIVMLTKSGGKSYVIFNTSEMLYGAERVVQLTFMDVSKQKRDREELIFQWRFLDNAEEIAMAIDEKGRIVYLNRFAAEIHGYDLEEMIGDNLTSYIVQDQGEAKSMQFSMMKSGKWKGRQLHKRKDGSIFTVEAKRSVLRVDDNVYELVIGIDVTENIELQERYNLHSLLLNGTGDLAVATDMENRLIYMNEAAEIFFDTNLKAEQGRRTGEINSRTLRSFLEIAVSQSFDSNEKRIVLPRSDDSHLSIEFTSKIVRDSNKEVGIIFLGRRLS, from the coding sequence ATGTTGTGGGTACTCACTTTGATAGGTGCGTTCTATTCAGGGGTGAAGTCTGTGTTTGATTTCTATTCAAAGCCAAGAATAATCCTTGTGGGAAGAAGCCAAAAGGATGCAAGAAGGTTAATTGAAGCTTTCGATGATCGCTTTGACGTCAGGTATGTTGAAGAGGTGTCCGACGAGTTTGGCCGCTTCTCCGATGCAATGATTTTCGACTACGTCAGTGAAGACATCATCAAGAATCTTCGCGAAGGTATCATTCCATATTTGTGCCTGATTGGAACAGAGAAATCGATTGCAAAGTACTCTCTCGAAGCGGGAGAGTATCTTCTCAAAGGGCCGGGATATCTGCACTATCTTCCGGAGATTGTCTACTCGATGCTCGAGAAACATAGACTTCAGAAGACCCTCGATTTTGAACGTGAGAAGTATATGGGGCTCGTTAACAGCATGGGTTGCGGAATGCTTATTCTGAGGAAGAGAGATGGTAATGTAATTTTCTGTAATAAAGTGGCACAGAGTCTACTTGGATACGCAGAAGAGGAGATCGAGAAGATGCGCTTGCAGGATCTTGTCTATGATGAACCCTTTGCCTTGCAGACTATTCTTGGAATTGAGAACTTCGATACCGATAGAGAAATCGTAATGCTGACAAAGTCGGGCGGAAAGAGCTACGTCATTTTCAACACCTCGGAAATGCTTTACGGTGCGGAGAGAGTTGTTCAGCTGACATTCATGGATGTTTCCAAACAGAAGAGAGATAGAGAAGAGTTGATATTCCAGTGGCGCTTTCTAGACAATGCAGAAGAAATCGCGATGGCCATAGACGAGAAGGGAAGAATAGTCTATCTGAACAGGTTTGCTGCAGAGATTCATGGCTACGATCTTGAAGAAATGATAGGGGACAATCTCACTTCTTATATCGTACAGGATCAGGGAGAAGCGAAGTCAATGCAGTTTTCGATGATGAAGTCCGGAAAATGGAAAGGCAGACAGCTTCATAAACGCAAAGATGGTTCGATATTCACGGTAGAAGCTAAACGAAGCGTACTTCGAGTCGACGACAATGTTTATGAGCTTGTGATAGGAATAGACGTAACCGAGAATATCGAGCTTCAAGAACGATATAACCTTCACTCTTTGCTTCTTAACGGTACTGGAGATCTCGCAGTTGCAACCGATATGGAGAACAGACTGATCTACATGAACGAGGCAGCAGAGATATTCTTCGATACAAATCTAAAAGCTGAGCAGGGAAGAAGAACCGGCGAAATTAACTCAAGAACACTCAGATCTTTTCTTGAGATTGCCGTATCGCAGTCTTTCGATTCAAACGAAAAGAGAATAGTGCTCCCCAGAAGCGATGACTCCCATCTTTCAATCGAATTTACCAGCAAGATAGTTCGCGATTCCAACAAAGAGGTCGGCATAATCTTTTTGGGAAGACGGCTCAGTTAG